The genomic DNA TGGACGGAGCATTAGACGCCATTTCTTTAAATTGCTCATCAAGTGCTAGTAAATCGGTTTGTAGCTCTTCAAAGTTTTGCTGAAATTCATTTTTCATGTCTGGCTTTGCTTCGATAAGTGCATCTTTGATGGAAGTAGCTAGTTCTACACTAAGTGTTGGAGACATCCATACATGCGGATCAGCTGGACCGTGAGCGTGTTCATGTTCGTCATGGCCTTCTTCTTCATCATGACCTGCTTCTAGCATTTCTTCGGAAATACCTTCTGCCGTTGCAATCATTTTCACATGTTCGCCATTCATCGTCTTCTCGGCTTTTTCCACAAAACCTTCAAGACCAAGACCGATATAGAAAAATACATCGGAATCTGCGAGCGCCATCATATCTTTTTGGGTAGGTTCAAATGAATGCTCATCTGCACCGGGCGGATAAATGGAGTGAACATCGACAGCATCGCCACCAATCCGTTCTGTAAAGTATTGAAGTGGGTAGACAGTTGTATAGATGGAAAGTTGTCCATCTTGTTCTTTTTCAGTCGTTTTTTCATTGTTGCCGCAAGCAGCAAGTAGCATAAGGGCAAGTACTGATAGGATGAAAGCTAATTTTTTATTCATAAAGTGAAATCCTCCGTATTTATTGGTAATAGTAATGATTACGATTTGTGTATTTGCTTTTTTATCATACAAGAGAGTAGCACATTTAGCAACCCATATTAAAAAGATTATTTTGGAAAGAAAAAACGATTCAGCATAAATGCGGAATCGTCATCTACTTTTTTTATCAATTTTCTCAGGAACCGGATCAAATCCACCCTCATGAAACGGATGACATTTTGAAATACGGCGTACCGCAAGCCACGATCCTTTGAGTGCACCATGTTTTTCAATAGCTTCGAGTCCATAGTGTGAGCAAGTTGGATAGAAGCGACATGATGGCGGGGTTAACGGCGAAATAGCTTTTTGATAAAATCTAATCAATAACATCAATATCTTTTTCATACAGGACTCCTATTAATGTAGATATTTACTATTGTAACATGATTCTTTCGAATGCTCGCTTGCTAGGATTTTCCGTTATTTGGCGGGACGATGAGAATTAAGCTGGAATTGTTCACTAGTGTGTTTAATGAAATCACAGTAGGGTAAATTAGCAGTAGAACCTAATTGAAGGAGTGTTTAAATGTATGTCAACTGCATTACTATCTGAATTGAACACACAAGTATCCTCTTGGTCAGTGATGTATGCGAAATTGCATAATTATCACTGGTATGTCAAAGGACATCAATTTTTCACGCTACATGCGAAATTTGAAGAGTTATATAATGAAGCGACACAGCATATGGATGAAATCGCTGAACGGATTTTAACGCTTGGCGGCAATCCAGTAGCAACGCTAAAAGAACATCTGGAACAGTCTGTTGTGAAAGAAGCGACAGGGAACGAGCAAGCTGAAGAGATGGTAAAGGTCATTGCGAATGATTACGGTGAAATAATGCTGTCGTTAAAAAAAGGCATGACATTGGCCGCGGAAGCAGGCGATGATATGACAGAAGATCTATTGAATGCAACGTATCAAAGTATCGAGAAACACCAATGGATGCTTCGTGCATTCCTCGGTGGAGATAATAAATAATCGATTACCCTTGAAAAACGACCTGATTTACCGATACTAAGGTAGTGAAAGGAGTGATGGGAAATGGATATGAGTTCAATCATGGCAAGTCAATTACGCAGTCTACAGTCAACTGTTCAGATGAGCGTGTTGAACAAAGCCCTTACGATGAACACAAATGCAGCAACAGAAATGTTAGAGGTCTTACCTGACCAGCCTGCAGCAGCCCATCCTACTAAAGGAGCTTCAATTGACGTAAAAGCGTAAATGGGTAAAAGACATGCATCTCCCGTAAATGGGGGTGCATGTTTTTTCTTTGTATGGGCCATGCTAAAAAGAAAAAAGGATGGTTTTGCATGGAGAAATATAAAATGTATGTATCGGTCGTCAATCAGCAAGTGTATCATCAACCGCATGATTCACCGTGGGAATATGAAGTGGAAGTGCCAAACGAATATGTGCCTGTTTTCCATCGTTTATTCCACCAGATGGATCGTTTGGAATTTCGAAATTTTCTAAGGGCTCATTTGCCGTATGTGCCCTATCATTACGATAAGAATAATCATGATATTGATGTGCGAGCGGCGAAAGTATATGCGCTGATTCATGAGTTTACAGATGAGCCGTCAAAGCGATTTATTGAGAAGCTACCGTATTTTCGATAAACTAATCGAAAGGACGTGATGGCGGTGCATGTATTCAATGATATAAATGGTGGACGTGTGGAGCTGACATTTGGAGAAAATCGACTCGGAATGTTGGCTCGGCATGTGCTCGTTGTACTAAAACATAATGGTAAATGGCTGTTGACGCGCCATTCGACACGAGGCGTTGAATTTCCAGGTGGGAAAGCAGAGGAAGGGGAATCAATCGAAGAGGCAGCTATTCGAGAAACGATTGAGGAAACAGGTGTAACGATTTCAAATCTTGTTCAGGTCGCAGAATATGTTGTGCAAAGTAATCGTACGTTTTGCAAGGCTGTATTTACGGGGCAGGTTGTCGAGATTGACGAGCAGCCACTGCTACATGAAACGGAAGGTGCGCTGTGGCTAACGAGCGAGGAACTCGATCATTGTGAGGCGTTGAGTTTTCATATGATCGAAACGGGGATGGACATTATTCGAAAGAGGGTTGAGGAACATGAAGGCTGATGGCATGATTGTACATCGTCGACCGTATCCGTCGCCAAACCCTTCTGTCATGTTAGAGGAAATTACATATTGGTCAGATGGCCTGAAAGTGAAAGGATTAATGGCGGAGCCGCTTTCGGAAGGAAACTATGAAGGGATTCTCTATTTGCGGGGCGGCATGCAACATATTGGTATGGTGCGACCAGCACGCATTGCTCAATTTGCCGCGCAAGGATTTGTCGTCTTCGCGCCGTATTACCGAGGGAATCGAGGCGGCGAGGGACGTGATGAATTTGCGGGTGCGGATCGACAAGATGCAGTCAATGCGGTGGATGTGTTAAAGCAGCATCCAAAAACCAATCCGGAAAGAATTCACTTATTCGCATTTTCCCGTGGCGGTATTATGGCACTATGGACAGCGATTTTGCGGGAAGACATTACGTCTGTTGTGACATGGGCGGGTGTGTCTGATGTTGTATTTACATATAAAGAACGAAAAGATATGCGTCGAATGATGAGGCGAGTCATTGGTGGGACGCCAAACAATATGCCAGATGCTTATCGTGAGCGAACAGCATTGTTCCGAGTAAAGGATATTGATGCGCCTATACTTATTATTCATGGGATGCTGGACATGAATGTGTCGTTTGAACAGGCGAAGTTGTTGGAACATGCACTCCAAGAACAGCGGAAGGTCTATGAAACATGGTATTTTCCGGAGTATACGCATTTCATTCCCCCGGTGATGAATGCGCAACTCGTACGGGATTTGTGTAGGTGGATGAGGGAACAGGCATAAAATATTGATGAGAAATGCTTTACATCTTCATTTTCACTGAACGATTTCAGGTCTGCTTTCGGTACACGATTCACGACAGCTTTAAGGGAGGAATCAAATAAGATTCCTCCTGTTCGGGGGGCCAGTATGTCTAGGAATGACGCAGCCATTCCTAGACATACTGGTTTTCATAATGCTATTGCAAACCAGTACCTGGCGCACCCCTACAATCATTCAGTGAAAAATGCGGTTACTTGGAAAGAAAAGAATAGATGACTTTCTATAGGAAGTGTAAATGCCCGAAGATGAAATTTCGGGCACTCTTGTACATTGAACTAATGCGTCCTTTTTTACTTGTAGCAGGGCCTAGGCTTCTTAATAAAGAAAATCTAGTAGAAAGTGAAGCTTCCTACAATAACAGTAGAAAAGATTATAACAGAGGCTTTAGCGGCAAAAATTGCATCTTTGGCCGCCACTCTACGTAAAGAGTCAGCAATTCTTTCTTCCCAAAAAGTATTTGCACTTTATATACTTGAGATTTTGAGGCGCGACGGATGAGTAACCGCCATACGATTATCGAGAAAAATGTGTAGGAATGCGACAAAGTCGCATTCCTACACATAGAAACACCTCGATGATGGTATAGCAGTTATTCGATCCAAAGCGCTCCAAAAGCAATTGTATACAGAGTGCCTAGTATATAATTTAGTTGTTTTTTGGCTAATCACTTTTACTACATTCTCTTAGAGAATCATGAAGTTTTTTAATTTCTTCGGTCTGTTTAAGTATATTCAGGTTCGTGCGTCTTATTAAATCATATATCGCTAAAAGCGTTGCGAAAAGTAAGATTATGAAGAGAATATCCATTTTTCCACCCACCTTTTTTCATGTCTACTAGTGATACGTTCTTGATGAATGAGAAGTTTCAATTTACCATAAAGAAAGACCGAGTAACACATTTCGAATGTGTTACTCGGTCTTTTGATTGTTACGCAGTCGGTCCGCCTTTAAGTGAGATATCTTCAGAAACCGTACCGAATTTCTTGAAGTTTTCGCGGAATAGGTCTGCTAGTTCGTTCGCTTTTTGGTCATAAGCCGCACCATCAGCCCAAGCATTACGTGGGTTCAGCACTTCTGCTGGAACACCTTCGATTGCAGTTGGCATTTCAAGTCCGAATATCGCGTTTGTTTCTGTTTCAACGTTGTTTAATTTGCCAGCAAGCGCTGCGCGTACCATTGTACGTGTATGTTTTAGATCCATACGCTTCCCAACGCCATATACGCCGCCAGTCCAGCCCGTGTTGACAAGGAATACTTGTGCATCGTGCTCATCGATTTTCTTCCCAAGCATTTCAGCGTAAACTGTCGCATGCAATGGTAGGAATG from Sporosarcina sp. FSL K6-1522 includes the following:
- a CDS encoding zinc ABC transporter substrate-binding protein: MNKKLAFILSVLALMLLAACGNNEKTTEKEQDGQLSIYTTVYPLQYFTERIGGDAVDVHSIYPPGADEHSFEPTQKDMMALADSDVFFYIGLGLEGFVEKAEKTMNGEHVKMIATAEGISEEMLEAGHDEEEGHDEHEHAHGPADPHVWMSPTLSVELATSIKDALIEAKPDMKNEFQQNFEELQTDLLALDEQFKEMASNAPSKTFFVSHAAFGYLAEPYGLEQVAIAGLNSQSEPSQKQLAKIVQVAKEQHIRYVLFEQNVSSKLTEVVRKEIGAESLMLHNLGVLSADDVKNKEDYFSLMEYNIETLKKALSE
- the yidD gene encoding membrane protein insertion efficiency factor YidD translates to MKKILMLLIRFYQKAISPLTPPSCRFYPTCSHYGLEAIEKHGALKGSWLAVRRISKCHPFHEGGFDPVPEKIDKKSR
- a CDS encoding Dps family protein gives rise to the protein MSTALLSELNTQVSSWSVMYAKLHNYHWYVKGHQFFTLHAKFEELYNEATQHMDEIAERILTLGGNPVATLKEHLEQSVVKEATGNEQAEEMVKVIANDYGEIMLSLKKGMTLAAEAGDDMTEDLLNATYQSIEKHQWMLRAFLGGDNK
- a CDS encoding putative motility protein, with amino-acid sequence MDMSSIMASQLRSLQSTVQMSVLNKALTMNTNAATEMLEVLPDQPAAAHPTKGASIDVKA
- a CDS encoding transposase; this encodes MEKYKMYVSVVNQQVYHQPHDSPWEYEVEVPNEYVPVFHRLFHQMDRLEFRNFLRAHLPYVPYHYDKNNHDIDVRAAKVYALIHEFTDEPSKRFIEKLPYFR
- a CDS encoding NUDIX domain-containing protein, which encodes MHVFNDINGGRVELTFGENRLGMLARHVLVVLKHNGKWLLTRHSTRGVEFPGGKAEEGESIEEAAIRETIEETGVTISNLVQVAEYVVQSNRTFCKAVFTGQVVEIDEQPLLHETEGALWLTSEELDHCEALSFHMIETGMDIIRKRVEEHEG
- a CDS encoding prolyl oligopeptidase family serine peptidase; protein product: MKADGMIVHRRPYPSPNPSVMLEEITYWSDGLKVKGLMAEPLSEGNYEGILYLRGGMQHIGMVRPARIAQFAAQGFVVFAPYYRGNRGGEGRDEFAGADRQDAVNAVDVLKQHPKTNPERIHLFAFSRGGIMALWTAILREDITSVVTWAGVSDVVFTYKERKDMRRMMRRVIGGTPNNMPDAYRERTALFRVKDIDAPILIIHGMLDMNVSFEQAKLLEHALQEQRKVYETWYFPEYTHFIPPVMNAQLVRDLCRWMREQA